The Buteo buteo chromosome 1, bButBut1.hap1.1, whole genome shotgun sequence sequence GTTTTCTAACTGCGTGTTTTGCTGTGGTTTCTAATGAAAGCAGTCAATTTTTGACTTCATAGCTTGGAGGGGTGTTTCGTTTTTAAGGGTTTTTGAGGATAAATCCTAAAGTTCTTCTCCTAGTTAGGAAATCCTGCTTTTACaaccctcttccttccctcttgccCATTCACTTTTTCCATATCTATATGTTAAAGCACCAGACTCACAGAACTCCAGGTTATAAATTCAGTCATGAAACCTGTGCTATCTCAATTTTGCTTCCAATGAAGTTTCATGTttagtgacattttcttttcgTATGTCAATCACTTCATTCTGTCAGTTTGTTTCACAAAGCagccataaaatattttaagaaacattaatCTTCCTTGCAATCAGGAAAACATCAAACTGAGTTTTGGGAATATGACTTCAAGTTGACACAGACGCTTTAAAAGAATGAATAGCCTTTTTTAGCATCATTACATCAATCTGCTACACTGTGTGAAGCATAATTAAGTGTTACACAGCTGACTAGAGAACCGCTGCATTTTGCAGTGACTTCAAGTCTGTAGGTTAAATCAACAAAGCCAGTGTTCCCTTAAgaatagtttttaatttttttcccacttgATCGATAATTAATATTGGTGTCcccttcctttaaaaagatGTCAAATATTTATGCTTCTTTACTACAACACGTGGCAACTTATTGGAGATGTTCAACTTGAAATAGAAATTCTCAGCTTGGAATAGAAAAAGCAAGTAATGAAAACTGACCCCAGTATTCCTAAATCAATCAGATGATAACCCATTATGCTTTCCTGCATGCATTGTTTTACAATTTATTTCAAGCTTTAGCTGTTGAACAAGATTAGAGTGCTACTATGAATTTTAGATCAACAGAAGAACCTCAAGTGATAGAAGCATAAACATGTTGGCCAGTATAAGATCTCACCACTAACTGCTCCTATACTAACTAGTCTTGgtcaaaaatgtgtttgttctATTCACTTGCAATATTCTTGGCTATCATATGCCTGGAACTAGACTAGTTTTAGCTGTATAAAGGGTTGAACACAGTTACACAGAAGAAACAGTACATCTTGCCTGGCATTTACAATTTGTCTATGCACATCTTGGCTAAGAGTTAATTTATGCAGTCTGTATCATTCTATTCATAGGCTTGTATTAAAGCTGGATTTGCTTCAGCTGTTGTATTCACATTTTTGCAGTGAAAAGCAGTGTTACTGTGGGATTGCATTTTATTAAGAACCCcataaaaaagaatttcagagcACAGGAGTCCATTACTCATATTACACAGTTCTCATCAAGAATTACATGCTGTAAGATCCCATAGACAAAGACTCAATAGCGTTAAAGCCCATCTCTTACATGCACTACTCAAGCCTTCAAAGCAGGAATGCAAGTCATCTCCAATTCCGATTTCCCTGGCAACTGTACTCTGAAGATGATGGCTTATGATTCACAGTGCTGCCAAAGCTTCCAAAGCTCTTTCGTTTGGCCTGTGGTAAGGTTCTGTTGCGTATATGCAAGGTAAGTATTGCAGTATCCTGAAGGCATGCTCCACCAGCTGTTCAGACTGGATTCATCCCACAATCCCAGTGTCCCACTAAAAGAATGCAGCCACCAAGAAACTAAATAAGCTGACTCTCCAAGAAAGCAAGGCAAATGCCAGTACCAGTTTTACTCCTTGTTGCTCTTCAGAAAGGGTCTGCTGCTCCCCCTTTCCTACGAAAGGCAAGTTAGAGTGATTGCACTATAACAGACTCGCCCATTCTTTGTCATCTTTATGATTAAGCTCTAAGTCACTGTCCAGGCTTTGACTAAGTCTGCAGGAGAAACAGGGTAGGAATAGGGGTATAGCACCTAGTTCTTCTGTCTCCTTGGGACAGCATGTGAAAAGCCACAGGAAGCCTCAGGAACACTGACCAGCCTTGCACATTCCTAACAGGAGGAATGCCTCACTCAGGAGTTTAATGGTTCACCCATCTACTTCAAACTGATGAGGACAGGTCCCATACAGAGGCACTACTATTACAGCTGTATGCAAGTTTCTGAAAAGCATGCTGGTTTTCTGAGGCTTCTACTCACCTTCCCTGTTAAGATGAGCCCTGAAGTGCTGTGCTACCCTGAACATAGTTCAGGACAAGAGATCCTCCAAGCACAACTTGTCAGTATCCTCTTAATCCCCAAGGAGAAATGACCACCCTGCCCTCTCAGGTGCTATGAGGGCAGAGGTAGTTGAGAGGATGCCTACCTGCAAAGACAGGGTGATCTACCAGTTGGATTACAATGCTTACAAATACCACAACTGTATCACAGGGCTGTCCCTGCTCTGTGGGTGTTGTATGGAAGTAGCTCTAGTGAATCAAGAAGAGGACATGGCATGATGAAAGATGACAGTTTGATTTTAAGCCCACATAATTCTCACTCACTTTGAGTGGCTTCTGATGCGCTCCTCACAGAGGAATCTTATGATAGGACAAAAAGCCTGAGGCATATTTGCCCAAAGTGCCAAGTGATCAATGCATAATAAGTCCCTGTGTGGAAGCCATTAACGTGCAGAATCTGAAAGCATCTCGTTCAAGGGTACAGCTATTTCGGTCAGATAATGAACACTGTCTTGTTTTGTATAACAATTTGGGTAGACAAGGTCCTCAAATCTTCAAATAGCTGTCCTAAAGCTTAAATTGTATCTACGTTTCTGTGGGTAAATAGTTATGATAGTAGTCATTACCAAGGTGACGCTGACCTTATGCCCTGTTTAACTATTGAACTAGCATACTTGAAGGCACACCTGTTGAACAAATTCAGAAGATATTATGTGACTAGTTACAGGACAATTCTCTAACATCCCAACACTGCTATTATTCAACTAAGACATCTATGGCTTCTAGTCTGAAATCTGTTCATGGTCATCCTTCTCTATCCTCCCCTCCATTTCACAACCCCATGCAACAAGCCAAACACAAACGCTGTCATCTCAAGGATTTTAATAGCACTGGCCAATtgagaataataaaaacaagtagaaataaagtaataataaaggtaaaaatatcAAGATAACATAGGAAGTATTCATTCCTGCTAATTAAATGAGGTAGCAAGCTGACTAACTTATGGGgctgagtttttatttttaataatttcttaacAGCAGAGAATAATTTTTTGCAGATTCTTTAAGAAAGCTGCTCTCAGATGAAGTACAtaagcagaaaggaaggaaaaagataacCATCAGGTAGCTCTGAAGCCAATATTTGCTTTCTACTTGGACTGACGCCAAATTAAGGTAATTCTGCTTAAATTCCAAGTTAGAACAAGCAGAAAGCTCCTCTGCTGAAGATGAGTTATATTGCTGTAACTGAGGAAAAGCTTGCCCCAGGAATCTGATTAGATCAATAATTTATGTGACTGCACATGGAATGTAGGCAAGACAACCAAAGAAtcaaaagtgaagaaaagccAGTGGATCAGTTCATAGCTCCTAGTCCACTGTCATTAATTACATGATAGATGCCTGCAGAACTATCTGGCCTCCCAACAGATGCAGTTTAGACTGCATCAGTGCCAATTGATCCCAACCAAGACTGGGGTATTATTCTTGCAGTCAGCTCTGTTTTAGGGCTCAACACAAATCCTACCAAATTAACTTAGAACTTATCTTTTGACTTCAACACCAGTTAGAGCAAGCATTTAACTGGGCAAAGAATTACcccaaaggaaaatgaaaaatttttgaGACCAGAGTTCCTGATCACTGTCCATAACTGGACTAAAGTAAAAAGATattctatttcttttgctttcctatcACTTGAAACATTTAAAGTGCAGTTTAGGAACATTTCTGGAAGCAGAAATCTGCAGTTTGAAGGTAACGTTTCCACTTAAAAGATGattcattattaaaaacagGTCTGTACCATCTTCAGTAACCAAAAAAATTgctataaaaatagaaatttgaaAATAGACTGAATTCACATGTACCAGGTACCATTTCTAATGTAAAATTGGTTTAgtttatgaaaaatatctttccttaaaaaaagcaTAGGCTTACAGTTATTATCACTAAGAAGGTCCACAGAATTCCTTCAGTACCTATTAAACACTATACTCTAGGCTTTTTGACAGGTGGGTCCTGCAGGCTGAACTTGGGAATTTCACATGAAGAAGCAAAAGGAATTCTTTTGGCTGACACCTTCTTCCCAATTGTTTcaatctgaaagagaaaacacatttaacaaGTGAGTGTGGCAAGCTAACATAATCATGTCAACTTACAAGGAATCTACAAATTAAATCCAGGACCATGACTACATTTCATGAACACTAGAACAATACAAGCCACAAAGCATGATGTGCCCAGGGACAGTTTCTGGGATTGGAGTcacaaatagtttaaaaaaaccccagcctttCACAGGTGTCtgctttgcttatttaaaactGTGCCTTGCTAATTTGAACATTTATGTGCTTCCATAGGACTGTCAGTACAATACCACAAAATGTTTCTAGGTATTCGTAAAATGTGGGTTTGGCTTCCTTTGTCTAAAAATTTATACCCAGTAAATTAGaagctttttcccctccttaatGCAGTGGATTGTTTTTGAAACAATACAACTCTGAAAGGCTAAAGGCAGCTAACTCTGTATAAGAGAAAGCATGTAACAAAGCCAACACACACAAGTGCCAGGTACTGCTAAATTCAAAGAGTGAGACAGGTTCCCCTAATTTCTAGGTAAGACTAATGTAAATCACTAAGGACAGAGCTTGTAGAAGACAAAACACCAACTAGCAAAACAGTTCAGACACCCAGTAAATAAGGAGAGCTGTAGCTTTCCTCTTGAGTAAGTAGTGCAGGTTGGATGCAAAGCACCAAAAGACAAAATACTTcaactattttaaatttaacaaaaattcAATTAATATATTCTAGACAGACATTTGAGTTAACTCTGAAAAGAGTTGTTTAAACAGTCATGTGAGTGGTATGCACCATATTTGCCCATAACAGCTTCAGTTGACTGGTTAAATCAATTTATACATGCCTGTTCACAAACAGGCTGTGTATAGTTtaagtaggggaaaaaaaatatcaagagaGAAAGCCTATAGCCATTATGCAAGTAATCACAGTACTCACGAGTACACAGAATGAAACAACTGAAACACGCATGTGATCTGGCTTGTAGATTTTGTTCTGATTATGTCTTGCTGAGATGCTTCTATCAGATTATTCAGGGATTTGGTGATTTTAGTATTAGTCAAACTGTCTATGCTAGAAGTGCTTCAAGCCCTTCAGTCAAGGCTTATTCTGCCTCCCCCACTTGAGACCTGAGCAGTTATTTTTCTCAAATCAGAAATTACTTTACCTAGAATTAGAGCTTCACATTCATATCTCCTGAATTAAGCTTCCACTGTGGAAACAGGTTATAATTGAAATGGTAGGTGTGTTTAAAGTTCTTTAAAATCCAgtttgagaaaaaataaaataaaaactgcccAAATTCATAGATTTGGATTGTATGTAATGGAATTGCTATTGGCATCAAGCTGTCTATGCAATAACTTTTAACAAGGGCAGTGAAAAAGACTGGCCACCTAAAAACTTAAATTGTGGGGTTGTCCATTTAAGacaaaatcctttttattattttatacagaGAATATAGGTAAATTGTTGAATGCTTTCTGGATGAAAAATCTGGATAATAAACCTGGATGACAAACTGGATTCTGGTTGGCAAACTCATGAAGTGGTTAAAAATTCAACTagcatttcacagaaaagtCACCCAAGAGCTATGAAACACAAAGGTACAATCTCTGATTTGGAAAGTCTTTAAGCCACAGACTTCAGAAGAGAAGTTTCTAGGAGAAATATCACACTGGTTATAGTTTGATATATAATTTGCTATTAGCTGAGCAAAATGCTTAGCTGAGAAGTTAAGCATTTGCTTCAGGGTCCTCTCTTTGGTGTAAACAGACACCATTGTTTTGATCTTCTGGCTGATATTAATCAATCACAAAGGACTAATCAATcatctcctccagcctcccATGTAACACTTTAGCATTTCAGTGACTTATCTTCAGATACATCTTTGTGTACAATGCTTTCATCTCCAACGTCAGCCAGCCTTGTGCAGACCTCAGGGAGAAAAGTCCAAAACTTCTCTTAGTAGTCTGTCCAAGTGGAGGATCTCACTGGCTGATAAACATTTGTTACCTGCATTACACCTTGTCTGGCTTTAAGTCTCATTCTCATGCCTTGGGTAAACCTGCTTATGTCTTTTGTGAAGAACAAAAAAGGGGTGTTTACAGCTTACATTTACTTCTGAAGGAGGCGTGTTTTGCTATCCCATTACTGTCAATTTTAAAGGCTGCTTTTTTTGATCAGTGGTGTTAAAATAAGGTTTCCAGGTAGGGGCTGTGGCACAGGTTAAAACATACACCAAATGCCAAGCTTAGCCCTTCTGCTGGGTGGTAGCAGCAAAAACTGCAGGACTTGAGGAAACTGAAGGGGCTAGTTTTGGAGTCAAATATCCTGCTGATTACCTAGAATGAAATTAGGAGTGAGATTTAGCAGTTTTTTTACATCTATCTTATAACTCTCCATGATTTCCCAGTCCAAAGctttacagttggacttgatgatcttaaaggtctttttcagcctaaatgattctatgattctaaggcATGCTTATACTCCTGAAAGTTGATGGCATAGTCTGATGTAGCTTGGGTTTTAACAGAGCATCAGTCTATGAAAATAGTAAGGCAATAATGGAGGAAGACAGCACTAGCAGAAAGACTTAAGTACGGACAGGTTTAGATTTAAATCCTCATCTGAagagttttttttcccttgctacTCAGTCATTGCAGATGAAGAGagagcaagaggggaaaaaagcagaaggaaagaagcataAAAAGCAGCATCACCCAGATAATTACCTGGAAGCCAATGACTTGTAGCTCATTGTGAAGATCATCTAGAACTCTCCTACCATCAAAGATAAATGCAGGCTTCAGCATCTTCTTATGAATACGTTCATAATCCAACTCCTGTAAAGGGCAATTAAACCAGAGAGAATAAATAAGTAGCATAAcaatccctctttttttctgtagtttaaaTTGAAGATAACATTTACCTTAAACATGTCCCATTCAGTGCAAATTACAAGGGCATGAGCTCCATCACAGGCTTCATAAGGATCTTTACTGATAGTGACCAACCGAGACactgtaacagaagaaaaataaagtcttaTTCTGCATACATCTTTAGCATCAATCTGGCACACTCCTGGCAAATGagtctccttccttcccctacACAAACAAGGAGTTTCAAGTCACTCACCTAGAGATATTTTCTATCAAGACATTTGTCACTTTGATTTcacttatttaaatgaaagcagcttGTACCTGGCATCTGAATAGAGTCACTAAAATGTTTGAAGTTAAGCATTCAAATTTGATTTAAACTGTCACAAGAGCATCTCTAGAATTAGAAGTTACTATGGAGTGTTCAAATGCCAACTCTCACAAAGGTCATTGTCTGTACAATAGCAGCACAACACAGATCCTGTTTAACACTCAGTTCACACTAAAGAAGATACACATGGCTCACTAGGGGCTGCCTTCATCCTCTGACTGCCTCAGCAGCTGCCTAGAGGcaaccctcccctccccctctaATCCAAGGGCATGTCAAATAATGTACACCCTTCACTCTTCATCACAGCTCATGTTCCTCCATTGTCTTCACCTCTAGAAGCCTGATCTagccttctccccctccccaataagaaaagcaaacaaaaaacccaaatacatCCTGCTTCTCCCCAAGATTTTTCTAGTCATAGATGATTACTTTAAAGTTGTCTTGAATTTAAGGGAACAAATGAATTTGGAAGTGATATGAGGGAAGGCAGAATGCTCTACAGTGAattccaaaattatttctttatttctactttAGATATGGAAGCAAGAATTAAGGCAAGATAGGACTCAGGACACAAAGGAGCTGACAAAGCAACACTAGTCTCTCCTACTTCTGgacattcttctttctcttcctttcaattatgcagagagaaaattctTTGCATGTATTCAAATGAGtatttatcaaaagaaaaatatacaataGCACAGAATTAGCATTTATCTATAAAAGCTATGGGGAATGGGAGAACAGTTACAGTAATCCTCTGAGCTATGACAACCTTCTAATAAGTGTAACCAACAGCACATCATTGCCAAGGTGAAGAtgtgaaaatgaatttataGTATTTAAACAGACCTTATGTATTTTGAGAATAGGgtgtggagggaaggggggaaataAGCTCTACGTGAGTGTTCTTACCTTGGTTATCTTCTGAGACACCTGGATGTGAGAGATCCAAGATGATTTGTTCCTTAGGTACTTTAGGATCATAGATATGGAGCTTTGCTCCTTCATCCATTAAATACTTGCTAATGTAGATACTGGATGACTCTCTAAGGAAGTGAATCAATCAGTTAAAGAACCAGGTGGCCTGTTCTAAGTAATGAAAGTCTTCATGTGTCATGATATGCAATGTCAGAGCTTTTATACCAGTTTTACATTAAACATCCTAGTGGTAATCCATGCCAGCAGCAAACTTGAAATCTCGAGGGACACCAAGGAGAGCAATATGAAAAATTTACACCTCTCTCGCTGAATCATGCAAGAAAGATACTAAGCTCCAGGACTCCTATTGGCCATAGTTAACAAGGCGTCAAGCTTATAAGCATTCCCCACAAACTGCAGTTGGAGAGTTGTATCAAGTTTGAGCTTTacagcaaaacagaattaaCCACCTATGGGAAACAGAGCTGAAACTTTGGCTTCATGTAGCAATTTAGAACCAGTTGTTAAAACGTTGCATTCTTTGCTGTGGAGAATGGAAGGACTCTGTCAAAATCTATCTTTGCTTATGCAAGTTATTAACGACTAGAGTTACCTGCTCCAGCTTCTGAGTGATTCAGGTATGTTGTAGAAGTCAAGAATCAATCGTCTCACCCATTTAAGAAAGACTAATCCTTGCTACAAACCAATTCAGTCACAAGAGGTTAAGGGTCCCATATCTGatctatttttattaatgcaCTTCagttgggggggcgggggttaGCTGCATAGCTGGTGACAAGTGTAGGGAATCCACATTAGTGAACTGAATTCACTTTCTTACCTTGTGTCCCCAGTATCCTTTTTGAATGCAAACCCTAAAATAGCAATCTTCTTATCAGTGACAGTATTGAACAAGCTGTCAATAATGCGGGAAGCAAATCGTCTTCTCTGATAATCATTCATGTCTATTACCTGAAATCACATAAAGCATGATGGTACAGAAGGGAGCCATTTTAAACTATAAACAGATTCTTTTAGCAATCAAGCCAAGCTACCCACACAGAAGTTTAATAGAGTCTTAAAAGAGAAAGCTAAGTATTTTTACTCAGTATCATAAGTAACCCAAAGATTAAATTCAGTTAATTTATCAAATTCTCTTTTAATCAGTGACTGTAgatgcatatacacacatactATCATGTATTATCTAGCTCAAAGGCTAGGATTTTTTcagattgcttttttaaaaatctacaaCTTACTGTATTCTAGGCAGAAGAATGGAAAGTAGTTTCAGTGTTAAGAGTACCTGATGTCACATGGACATCCCATTGCCAGATCTACACTTCCTTATGTGCCATGTATAAACAACTGTGAGAACATTTTTAGCCTTTTTAATCCACACTAACCGTTTTCAATACACAAAACTAATGTGGTTAAACCAGATTAAGTGCCTCACTTTTGTTATTACATGAAGGTGGGTTAACTTACTCTGATTGTTCCTGTATTTTCCTCCAGCCTGCTTCATACTTTGATCTCCAGCCCTTAACACACAGAGGGCACTGGATCACTAGTAGAATAGGAAAGGTAGGTTCCCCCAGCTAGTCAGTGTTCAACATGGACTGAAAAGACTGCCATATAGAAATACTGCAAAGAATTGCTCTTAAAACAGCAAGAGAgcataaaagcattaaaagcaCTTTAAACTAGTTTGTTTACATTAACAATGTAACCTTTTAggcttttattaaataaaaaactacCTCCACACAGAGCAAACTGTAAGTGTTCCTATGCCTTTGGGTTACCAAGGTACCGAGTAGGTTGTCTTTTGAGAAGGACCCTTGTGATCATAAAGGACAGAGCCAAACCAGTTTCTCTTTCaagacagtatttatttttccctattCATCAGATCATCAGTGAGGTAACATGgtttgctcctgcagctccagggCTTGTCTGTTGTCTGCTTACACCTTATAGTGAGTAAAAGCAGTAGCAAGTGTCAGAACCTATGGCTCCTTCTCTTTCCTACTGTGCCAATGCATCCAAGTCCTACACTGAACCAAACCTCTCCTGGATGCTTGTACAAGGTTCATGCAGTATGTTAAGTCTCTCTTCACTGATGGGACTGCAAGCCTCTCCACCATAGACTAGACCTATCCTAATGAAGTACATTTTTAAGGAAGATGTCAGTCTGAATCTCTTCAGAGGCAGGCAGCATAAAACCCATGTCTTCCTTGTCCCAAGCAATTAATGTAAGAGTTATAGTTGCAAGCAAGTAACTATGCCACTGACTAGCCCCTGGCTGGAGGTTAAGCTATCTGAATGGCATGTAGAAAGCTACTGGACATCACAGACAATGTAAGAATCTGACAAGGGTCACAGATAGCACCATGAGAGATGACTGAGTTTTACAAGCAGTTATGGGGGAATTATGAGTGAGATCAAGCCAAGCTTCAGACAACTGGAAGGGAGTATTAGGGACTTTTGGGGGAATAGAACCTTGTGAAGCCAACAGAGCTTAAGTAATACTATGAACAGTGCAACATGGCCATGATGACCTAGGTAATGGTAGAAGAAATACTGGACTTCGATATGGATGTGGCACAACTGACCAATGATGAAAAAGTAATTGTGGGCAGTTTGTTTATTTGGCAGCAGTGTGGGCTGGAGAAAAGTGAGGGGGGGAAAGGCTAGCcaaaaggaagatttaaaaaaaaaaaaaaaaaggaaagctgctaATAAGGTAGGCAAATCATGTGCTTGGTATTCTGGGGGCACCTTCTAGGCAGCTTTGTACTCGATCACCACAGCCTAAGCTGTTCTTTTGATCATACCACTTATGTCAAAGCTGCTTCCTCAGTCAGGACTGGGAATAAGGGTGAGGTGTTTTCACTGGTTAATAGGGAAACACTTGCTAGTACAGACTGAGCATCCTGGTATTGCTGCATCCGTGCTAGGCCTGAGAGCATCCACATCTTCCCAACCATTCCTAACATTAACCAGGGAACAGCAGCAACCACgtttatttaaaagaacagcAAGTTCTGCCAAGTTCCGAAAGAAGAGGAACTGTGTAAGCAGACCCTGAGAAAAAGATCATAAGCTCTGAATTCAAAGCGGACAGAGATAACCAAGTGCAAGAGGAAGACAGGAGTCCAGACATGCTTGTACTTCACATTTTCTACTGCTACTTCTAGACAACTTCCCAATCCATTTGATCCAGACAACTTAATTCACCCCAAAAAAGCCTAAGCAGCTAGGAGTATCAAATGCCAGTGTTAGGCTGAGGGCCCTAAAATGTAAAGATAATCAACATTAAGGTATCTGCTCCTTAAAGCTGAAACAGATTATATGTGGACAATGCTCAAAAGCTCAATGCCTGAAAGCTGAATACTGAAGAAACACCACCCCCTCAAAAAAATTAGTGACGAACTTGTACCTGTTGCCAGTAGCGGGCTACTTCAGGTAAGTTCAGTGCCTCACAGAGGTACACTAAATTCAAGACATCCTTCTGAAAACAGCTACCTCCAAaccctgaaagagaaaatggttATTTTGCAGGTGACTGAGGTACTGTTCTAACCCCATCTTTGGAATCAAGTAGTTTTTGGCAATCATTGACATAGTCAGCATTGTAATTTTTCCCAGTATTTCACTGCTAGCAAATGAAAACCTTAAGAATGTCTCAAACTTCAACTCCTGGACCTACTTACTTTGTCAATTACAGAAGCCTTAAAATCTGCTTCAggtcccactgaagtcaatggaagttTTAATCCAGTCTCAGGGAAACATATGGTAAGAGAGCCCctagttttttattattacaagtGGGTGGACAAGCTCCTGGGTTTGCTCTCCCCCCACCTAGAGATTTAGATTAATATTTCTCAGAACAAGTATGTTAAGATCAGATTCTTTCCTCCCCCACCTCCAAATGGTTATCTACTCATTGCCAAGAACCAAATGATCACCAGAGCTGACTAAAGGAGAACTGAGACAATTAACAATTAACAGAAGGATCCTTGACCGCTAGAACTTTGCTCAGCAGAGTCCCAGAAGCAACACATTGTAGAAGGAATTATAATAACCTAATAGAAATGTTGGTAATGTATTTACTATCTACTTTTCATTCTTGCATAGACTCTAGGAAAGGTTATATTTAATAAGGTTATTTTAAAGTCACACTCTCTCTTTCTATCACGAAGACTGTAGCCATATAGATAGACTTTAGTCTTCTTCCATAAGTTTGAAAGTTTGTTGTACTGATCACCACTTTATCACATCTTACTCTCTAGTAAATCTAAACAACTGAATTCATCCTACAAATTAGAAGTTGCCATTACACATTCTGACCTAGAGACATCCCTTTCCTCAGGCCACTGGCAGCGACTCCCAAAGAAAATTGCAGCAGTTACAATTGGGAAGACATCTTGGAGAGCACTATCATCAGCGGTGctccagaaaaataaagttgcagcttttctttccagtgtccCAGGCAGAATAAACCATGCACTCTGAAATCCTGGGTGTCTACAGCAACCTCAGTCCTAGACATTTTACCAGAAAAACTGATTTATGCTAGTACTCTACAGCAATATTTTCACACACTCATGCTGTAGAAGATTTTGGAGTATCAGATCACTTACTTCAAAACACTACTAGTAGACCTATTGCACTGTTAAACAGAAgcccacaagaaaaaaaaaaaaaaaaaagaagggggggtgGTGGCAGAGGTGGAATTTTTCATTTACCGACACTGGCTTTGAGAAACTTATTTCCAATTCTTTGGTCTGTTCCAATAGCTCTTGCTACTTCTTCAACATCTGCTCCTGTAGCTTCACACAGAGCACTGATTGAGTTAATGCTGCTGATTCTTTGGGCAAGGAAAGCATTAGCTGcctgtaaataaaaaacataGTAAAGAGAACTTGATTTTTCCAGAAACCAAGAGGGCCACAGACTGAAGGGAGTTACTACTGGAAGGATTACTTTAGTATCTATGTAACTCTGTTGAGATACAAAATGGTAACATAACTAGTTTAATACATAAATGCCAGTTAATGGGatctaaggaaaaataatttaatgctTAACTTGCAGAGTTTGAACTGTTTTATGATGGTAACCAGTTTTTGCAGCACTGGAAGTTTTGGCTTAGTAATAAGTAACACACcaataaaagtgagaaaaggatTTCATGGAAAGTTAGTATCATCTATTAGCCCAGCTGagataattggaaaaaaagaagaagatacTTTGATACACATACTGGGTCCTCCCAACCTCATGTCTTTCCTAGCTGCATCACTCCGCATCAGTGAACTTGTGCTTCTGAGCTTTATCTCAGTTACACCTTTTGCTCATTGCAGACAACAGCAGTGAGTAACACTAACCAGTTTAG is a genomic window containing:
- the UGDH gene encoding UDP-glucose 6-dehydrogenase, translated to MFEIKKICCIGAGYVGGPTCSVIAQMCPSIKVTVVDVNEARINAWNSDTLPIYEPGLKEVVESCRGRNLFFSTSIDDAIREADLVFISVNTPTKTYGMGKGRAADLKYIEACARRIVQNSNGYKIVTEKSTVPVRAAESIRRIFDANTKPNLDLQVLSNPEFLAEGTAIKDLKNPDRVLIGGDDSPEGQKAVRALCAVYEHWVPKEKILTTNTWSSELSKLAANAFLAQRISSINSISALCEATGADVEEVARAIGTDQRIGNKFLKASVGFGGSCFQKDVLNLVYLCEALNLPEVARYWQQVIDMNDYQRRRFASRIIDSLFNTVTDKKIAILGFAFKKDTGDTRESSSIYISKYLMDEGAKLHIYDPKVPKEQIILDLSHPGVSEDNQVSRLVTISKDPYEACDGAHALVICTEWDMFKELDYERIHKKMLKPAFIFDGRRVLDDLHNELQVIGFQIETIGKKVSAKRIPFASSCEIPKFSLQDPPVKKPRV